A stretch of the Deltaproteobacteria bacterium CG11_big_fil_rev_8_21_14_0_20_42_23 genome encodes the following:
- a CDS encoding pyridoxine 5'-phosphate synthase, which yields MPLLGVNIDHAATLREARKTTYPNVLDLAKLAITSGADQITIHLREDRRHIQDADVWLLKQEISVPLNLEMSLAPDIIDIACQLKPARVTIVPERREELTTEGGLNLTTNSERLAHAIERLQKNKIEISLFIDPEQEQIALAKTFSVPWVELHTGAYAERSVEVPCQEMLSQLKEAAQFALACGFQLAAGHGLNYHNVRHLVEAVPEIQEYNIGHAVMAKSLFVGIEAAVKKMKELVQ from the coding sequence ATGCCACTTCTTGGAGTAAATATTGATCACGCTGCAACTCTTCGTGAAGCAAGAAAAACAACGTATCCAAATGTGCTCGATCTTGCCAAACTTGCTATCACTTCAGGAGCAGATCAAATTACAATTCATCTCAGAGAAGACAGGCGGCATATTCAAGATGCAGATGTGTGGTTATTGAAGCAAGAAATTTCGGTTCCGCTTAATTTGGAAATGTCACTTGCGCCAGATATTATCGACATTGCCTGTCAGCTCAAACCTGCACGCGTCACCATTGTGCCGGAGCGACGTGAAGAACTCACGACCGAAGGTGGGCTCAACCTCACAACAAATTCCGAGCGTTTAGCGCATGCAATTGAACGTCTCCAAAAAAATAAAATTGAAATAAGTCTTTTTATTGATCCCGAACAAGAACAGATTGCCCTCGCCAAAACATTTTCAGTTCCCTGGGTAGAGCTTCACACCGGAGCCTATGCGGAACGTTCGGTGGAAGTGCCTTGCCAGGAAATGCTCTCTCAGCTAAAAGAGGCCGCACAATTTGCTTTGGCTTGTGGTTTTCAGCTTGCAGCCGGACATGGTTTGAATTACCACAATGTGCGCCACTTGGTTGAAGCTGTGCCAGAGATTCAAGAATATAATATTGGACATGCCGTTATGGCGAAGTCACTTTTTGTTGGAATTGAAGCTGCGGTAAAAAAAATGAAAGAGCTTGTACAATAG
- the acpS gene encoding holo-[acyl-carrier-protein] synthase, with product MIFGIGVDLVEVRRIEAIIFRWEDRFLKKIFTDAEIKYCNNKKNPSQRFATRFAAKQAFIKALYPKGSEGVEYRAIEIAQEDRPTVILSGEVKRKSDEAGINKVHLMVSHDGNYAIANVVLEKKG from the coding sequence ATGATCTTCGGAATTGGGGTAGATCTTGTGGAAGTAAGAAGAATTGAAGCAATTATTTTTCGTTGGGAAGATCGTTTTTTAAAAAAAATATTTACTGATGCCGAAATAAAATACTGCAACAACAAAAAAAATCCGTCACAACGTTTTGCAACTCGTTTTGCAGCGAAACAAGCTTTTATCAAAGCGCTGTATCCAAAAGGAAGTGAAGGCGTCGAATACAGAGCCATCGAGATTGCACAAGAAGACAGACCAACGGTGATTTTGTCCGGCGAAGTAAAAAGAAAATCAGACGAAGCAGGTATCAATAAAGTTCACCTTATGGTTTCCCATGATGGCAACTACGCGATCGCAAATGTTGTTCTAGAGAAAAAGGGATAA
- a CDS encoding bifunctional ADP-dependent NAD(P)H-hydrate dehydratase/NAD(P)H-hydrate epimerase has protein sequence MKIVSSDAMKALDKAVIELDHIPSLELMEHAGAAVADAACELFPKEKGCIGVLLGRGNNAGDGLAAGRLLLDKGYEVCFFHTFALDHFSEDAKANYNRLQEKAPRFVSATSIEECEKEKQTLQSCQGFIDALFGTGLKTAVSGHFTRLIEYINELSYPVISIDVPSGLSADTGEALGSTIYAARTVTLGLPKVGLFCGDGPACVGKLTVADIGIPKAREASVSGEYELITPESFQELLRPRKSDAHKGNFGHFLVIAGHKGMLGAGYLTSRAALHIGAGLVSFALPKKAYEKFDARYPELICHPVPDGDTGCFHPVGLKGVLDFMSGKNSIAVGPGIGVAATTKDFVREALPIIDLPLVLDADGLNCLGNNHLEILKQRKAPTIITPHPGEMARLTGKSIQDIQEHRIEITKNFSMTYNVYVVLKGASTVIATPQGKIYINPTGNPGMATAGTGDVLTGVIAGLLAQGYKPELACIAGVYLHGLAGDIAAKDEGEISMVASDVINRLSDAIRQASHGISA, from the coding sequence ATGAAAATCGTCTCATCTGATGCTATGAAAGCCTTAGATAAAGCGGTCATTGAATTGGACCACATACCTTCACTTGAACTCATGGAGCATGCAGGTGCCGCAGTTGCAGATGCTGCATGCGAACTATTTCCAAAAGAAAAGGGTTGTATTGGAGTGTTGTTGGGCCGTGGAAACAACGCTGGAGACGGGCTTGCCGCAGGACGACTTCTTTTAGACAAAGGATATGAAGTTTGTTTTTTTCACACATTTGCACTTGATCACTTTTCTGAAGATGCAAAAGCAAATTATAATCGCTTGCAAGAAAAAGCTCCTCGCTTCGTTTCAGCTACATCAATAGAAGAATGCGAAAAGGAAAAACAAACACTTCAATCATGCCAAGGTTTTATAGATGCTCTTTTTGGTACCGGCCTTAAAACCGCGGTCAGTGGACACTTCACCCGTCTTATCGAATACATCAACGAACTTTCTTATCCTGTTATTTCCATCGATGTTCCATCGGGGCTTAGTGCAGATACTGGTGAAGCCCTAGGAAGCACCATTTATGCTGCTCGCACGGTAACGCTTGGACTTCCCAAAGTTGGACTTTTCTGTGGCGATGGCCCTGCATGCGTGGGGAAGTTAACTGTTGCCGATATTGGAATTCCAAAAGCACGTGAGGCTTCAGTTTCAGGTGAATACGAGCTTATTACGCCAGAGTCGTTTCAAGAACTTTTACGTCCACGAAAATCTGATGCACACAAAGGCAACTTTGGACATTTTCTTGTTATCGCTGGTCATAAAGGCATGCTTGGTGCCGGCTATCTTACCAGCAGAGCAGCTTTGCACATTGGTGCTGGGCTTGTAAGTTTTGCCCTTCCCAAAAAAGCATATGAAAAATTTGATGCACGATATCCAGAGCTCATCTGTCATCCGGTTCCCGATGGCGATACAGGCTGCTTTCATCCTGTTGGTCTCAAAGGTGTGCTTGATTTCATGAGCGGAAAAAATTCTATCGCCGTTGGGCCAGGTATTGGAGTGGCAGCAACAACCAAAGATTTTGTACGAGAAGCGTTGCCCATTATCGATCTTCCCCTCGTGCTTGATGCCGACGGATTAAATTGTCTGGGAAACAATCACCTCGAAATTTTGAAACAGCGAAAAGCGCCAACTATTATTACGCCTCATCCAGGTGAAATGGCGCGCCTTACAGGAAAAAGTATTCAAGATATTCAAGAGCACCGCATTGAAATTACAAAGAACTTTTCAATGACGTACAATGTGTACGTTGTCCTTAAAGGAGCTTCAACCGTTATTGCAACTCCACAAGGAAAAATTTATATCAATCCAACCGGAAATCCAGGTATGGCAACAGCTGGCACGGGCGACGTGCTTACGGGTGTTATCGCAGGTTTGCTTGCACAAGGCTACAAACCAGAGCTAGCCTGCATTGCCGGAGTTTACTTACATGGTTTAGCTGGTGATATTGCTGCCAAAGATGAGGGCGAAATTTCAATGGTGGCCTCAGATGTGATAAACCGGCTTTCAGATGCAATTCGGCAAGCTTCTCACGGAATTTCTGCATGA
- a CDS encoding tRNA (adenosine(37)-N6)-threonylcarbamoyltransferase complex ATPase subunit type 1 TsaE codes for MILHSLQETQKMAKELASHLKKGDVLALSGELGAGKTTFIAALARALGVSETTYVSSPTFTIMNVYEGRVPLYHFDFYRLEHEDEVKELGMEEYLYGNGICFIEWAEKFPSVLPKNIYRLHFKVLSESERDLNIETPLVNA; via the coding sequence ATGATTTTACATTCGCTTCAAGAAACCCAAAAAATGGCGAAAGAACTTGCATCACACCTCAAAAAAGGAGATGTGCTTGCTTTGTCTGGAGAGTTAGGAGCCGGGAAAACCACGTTTATCGCGGCTTTGGCAAGAGCGCTTGGAGTTTCCGAAACAACATATGTTTCTTCTCCAACCTTTACCATCATGAATGTCTATGAAGGTAGGGTGCCTTTGTACCATTTTGATTTTTACCGTTTAGAACATGAAGATGAAGTAAAAGAATTGGGCATGGAAGAATATCTTTACGGAAATGGCATTTGTTTTATTGAGTGGGCAGAAAAATTTCCAAGTGTTTTGCCGAAAAATATTTATCGATTACACTTCAAAGTTCTTTCAGAAAGTGAAAGAGATCTCAACATTGAGACTCCTTTGGTTAACGCATGA
- a CDS encoding aspartate kinase, which yields MTFIVQKFGGTSVGDIKRIQAVADKIIEERKRGNAVLAVVSAMAGETNRLLKLASEMSEAPQPLHQDVLVSTGEQVTVALLCMALENKGYTAEPFLGHQAGIVTDEHHGKARIRRIDTDRIRHILKKEGIPVVAGFQGVTEAGAITTIGRGGSDTTAVALAAALNADRCDIYTDVKGVYTADPRICANARLLKTVSYEEMLELADAGAKVLHSRSVEIAAKHKVKLRVLSSFEDGAGTEIVTEDQLMEDILVSGVTLNIDEAKIAIRQVPDKPGITAQIFKPLSDAGINVDMIVQNVSKEGLTDLTFTVPKQDLKQSMLIAEAVAADTGAGKVEMASDIAKISVVGVGMRTHAGVAYKMFRTLADEGISVHMISTSEIKVSIVIDAKCAELVVRALHSAFELDQKK from the coding sequence ATGACTTTTATTGTTCAAAAATTTGGTGGAACTTCAGTAGGTGATATCAAGCGCATTCAAGCTGTTGCGGACAAAATTATTGAAGAGAGAAAACGGGGAAACGCTGTTCTTGCCGTAGTTTCCGCTATGGCTGGCGAAACAAATCGATTGCTCAAACTTGCAAGCGAAATGAGTGAAGCTCCGCAACCTTTGCATCAAGATGTTTTGGTTTCAACTGGTGAGCAAGTGACCGTTGCCCTTTTGTGCATGGCACTTGAAAACAAAGGCTACACGGCTGAACCTTTTCTTGGCCATCAGGCGGGCATTGTCACTGACGAACATCACGGCAAAGCACGCATTCGCAGAATTGACACCGATCGCATTCGGCACATTCTAAAAAAAGAGGGCATTCCAGTAGTGGCGGGATTTCAAGGAGTAACCGAAGCGGGCGCCATTACCACCATCGGTCGTGGTGGTTCAGATACTACAGCCGTGGCACTTGCAGCGGCACTCAATGCAGACCGATGCGATATTTACACCGATGTAAAAGGTGTCTACACGGCAGATCCCCGTATATGTGCAAATGCGCGCTTACTTAAAACAGTAAGTTATGAAGAAATGCTAGAACTTGCCGATGCTGGAGCAAAAGTATTGCACAGTCGTTCGGTAGAAATTGCTGCAAAACATAAAGTGAAGCTCAGAGTTCTCTCCAGTTTTGAAGATGGCGCGGGAACGGAAATTGTAACGGAGGATCAGCTGATGGAAGACATACTGGTTTCAGGTGTGACGCTTAATATAGATGAAGCAAAAATTGCCATTCGGCAAGTTCCGGACAAACCTGGCATCACCGCACAAATTTTCAAGCCTCTTTCCGATGCAGGCATAAACGTAGACATGATTGTCCAAAACGTTTCGAAAGAAGGCCTCACCGATCTTACCTTCACCGTTCCAAAACAAGACTTGAAGCAATCGATGCTCATCGCAGAAGCAGTGGCAGCCGATACTGGAGCGGGTAAGGTTGAAATGGCCAGTGACATTGCAAAAATTTCTGTAGTGGGTGTGGGGATGAGAACACATGCTGGTGTTGCGTACAAAATGTTTCGCACACTTGCTGATGAAGGAATTAGTGTTCATATGATCTCAACTTCAGAAATTAAAGTGTCTATTGTGATCGATGCAAAATGTGCCGAACTTGTAGTGCGCGCACTTCATTCAGCCTTCGAACTTGATCAGAAAAAGTAA
- a CDS encoding protein-L-isoaspartate O-methyltransferase, translating to MLTSKLQHLSLLLFFICTTFVACSNGHHENYQAKREEMIKKHVIWRGITDESIVKAFNEVPREHFVLPEYKKDAYEDLEVPIGENQTLDRPYEDALILKALALKPGDKVLEVGTGSGYLASLMSKIADEVYTIEILNPLAESARKRVAELHYKNVTVKSGDGFIGWQEHAPFDAIILTCSPDEVPPALPEQLREGGRVVLPLGSDKKFQELLLYEKQNGKLVLKQRIAPAEFVPMEGEIRKK from the coding sequence ATGCTTACTTCAAAACTCCAACATCTTTCCCTCCTTCTCTTTTTCATTTGCACAACTTTCGTGGCCTGCAGCAATGGACATCATGAAAACTATCAAGCAAAACGTGAGGAAATGATAAAAAAACATGTTATCTGGCGGGGAATAACGGATGAGTCGATCGTTAAAGCCTTCAACGAAGTACCTCGCGAGCATTTTGTTCTTCCCGAATATAAAAAAGATGCATACGAAGACCTTGAAGTTCCCATTGGGGAAAATCAAACTTTGGATAGGCCCTATGAAGATGCCCTTATCTTAAAAGCCCTCGCCCTTAAACCTGGAGATAAGGTTTTGGAAGTTGGTACCGGCTCTGGATATCTGGCAAGCTTGATGAGTAAAATTGCAGACGAAGTGTACACAATAGAAATTTTAAATCCTCTTGCCGAAAGTGCGCGCAAGAGAGTGGCTGAACTTCATTACAAAAATGTAACGGTAAAAAGTGGTGATGGTTTTATAGGCTGGCAAGAGCATGCGCCCTTCGATGCTATAATTCTCACTTGCTCTCCAGATGAAGTGCCACCTGCACTTCCCGAGCAGCTTCGTGAAGGTGGAAGAGTTGTTCTTCCGCTTGGCAGTGATAAAAAGTTTCAAGAACTTCTTCTCTATGAAAAGCAAAATGGAAAACTTGTGCTGAAGCAACGCATCGCCCCCGCTGAATTTGTTCCCATGGAAGGTGAAATTAGAAAAAAATAA
- a CDS encoding two-component system response regulator, protein MENEKKYKVLVVDDDSTNLLVINKTLSPKGFEVEGLTSPKEALKRVPELQPDVILLDVMMPEMNGFEVCRLLKSDKKTRLIPIVLITALQEKEDKITGIEAGCDDFLSKPIDRLELIARVTALSKVKRLNDELVHAESIVMSFARAVEAKDGNTGDHCDRLARMVTSFAQELGLKQADILTLARASILHDVGKIGVPDEILLKPGKLSPEEWNVMKRHPVIGEEICKPLAIFADVLPVIRHHHEKWNGSGYPDGLKGEDIPHLARVFQIIDAYDALTTKRPYKKPFSTEETLELLENETKNGLWDPKLMESFISFLKKNRGEFSVVDED, encoded by the coding sequence ATGGAAAATGAAAAAAAATATAAAGTGTTAGTGGTAGATGACGACTCCACAAATCTTTTGGTTATCAACAAAACCTTGAGTCCAAAAGGCTTTGAAGTTGAAGGCCTCACCAGCCCAAAGGAAGCGCTGAAGCGGGTTCCAGAGCTGCAACCCGATGTTATTTTATTGGATGTCATGATGCCAGAGATGAACGGATTTGAGGTATGCCGGCTTCTCAAATCCGATAAAAAAACAAGGCTCATCCCCATCGTCCTTATTACAGCGCTACAAGAAAAAGAAGATAAAATCACTGGCATCGAAGCTGGTTGTGACGATTTTCTCTCGAAACCGATTGACCGACTTGAACTTATTGCACGAGTCACTGCTCTCAGCAAAGTGAAGCGCCTCAACGATGAGCTGGTACATGCTGAATCTATCGTGATGAGTTTTGCCAGAGCGGTTGAAGCAAAAGATGGAAATACTGGCGACCATTGTGATCGGCTAGCTCGGATGGTAACGTCATTTGCGCAAGAACTTGGCCTTAAGCAAGCTGATATTCTCACTCTCGCCAGAGCAAGCATTCTTCACGATGTCGGTAAAATTGGAGTTCCAGATGAAATATTGCTTAAACCGGGAAAACTCTCTCCCGAAGAGTGGAACGTTATGAAACGTCATCCCGTTATTGGCGAAGAGATTTGTAAACCGCTTGCTATTTTCGCCGATGTCTTGCCCGTCATACGCCATCACCACGAAAAGTGGAATGGATCTGGTTATCCCGATGGACTTAAAGGTGAAGATATCCCCCACCTTGCCAGAGTATTTCAAATTATTGATGCCTACGATGCTCTCACCACCAAACGCCCATACAAAAAACCTTTTTCAACCGAGGAAACCTTGGAGCTTTTGGAAAATGAAACAAAAAATGGCCTTTGGGATCCAAAGCTCATGGAAAGTTTTATTTCTTTTCTTAAAAAGAATAGGGGTGAATTTTCTGTTGTGGATGAAGATTAA
- a CDS encoding ferrochelatase, with translation MPDTSPFPPHTGILLLNLGTPDSPTPSAVGRYLKEFLMDKYVLDNAFFYRLFLVYCLIVPKRKKTSAEAYAKIWNERGSPLLSYSQDLAEKVASLLPEIPVSLAMRYGRPSLEDGIQELVQAGVKHVVLFPLYPQYAESSTRTSVEKCESIIKKQFPHLQLSSLPAFYDSKYYIDAVTEVSKPSFSEQYDRVLFSYHGLPERQLTKLDATKKYCLKDSSCCESINEKNRNCYRAHCYSLTRSLVKTLGIPEGKYSVAFQSRLGKTPWIKPYTDKVILQLAAEKKKRVLVMCPSFVADCLETLEEIAMAGKENFEAHGGGELVLVPSLNAEDVWAKAVVSIVSEKIKKNTESFQEGECVKFSLPQEISAEEKNELEGKIGIIDGYHTINNVVHYSVLVDHFPQEKKGTYFLLPEHYLQKHTETKH, from the coding sequence ATGCCTGATACCTCTCCATTTCCCCCACATACTGGTATTCTTCTGCTTAACTTAGGTACGCCGGATTCACCCACACCATCTGCTGTAGGGCGTTACCTTAAAGAATTTTTAATGGACAAGTATGTTTTGGATAATGCTTTTTTTTATCGTCTTTTTCTCGTTTATTGCCTCATTGTTCCAAAGCGAAAAAAAACTTCAGCCGAAGCATATGCGAAAATTTGGAATGAAAGAGGTTCGCCACTTCTCAGTTATTCGCAAGATTTGGCTGAAAAAGTAGCGTCACTTCTTCCAGAAATTCCAGTTTCCCTCGCAATGCGTTATGGAAGACCTTCTTTAGAAGATGGGATACAAGAACTCGTTCAAGCAGGGGTGAAGCATGTTGTTCTCTTTCCTCTCTACCCTCAGTATGCGGAATCATCTACAAGAACCTCAGTTGAAAAATGTGAATCTATCATCAAGAAGCAATTTCCACATCTCCAGCTTAGTTCGCTTCCCGCATTTTATGATTCAAAATATTATATCGATGCAGTTACAGAAGTAAGCAAACCTTCCTTTTCCGAACAGTATGATCGTGTTCTTTTCAGTTACCATGGGCTTCCAGAACGACAACTCACAAAATTGGATGCGACGAAAAAATATTGCTTAAAAGATTCAAGTTGTTGCGAAAGTATAAATGAAAAAAATAGAAACTGCTACAGAGCGCACTGTTACTCACTTACCCGGTCGCTCGTAAAAACGCTGGGAATTCCTGAGGGGAAGTATAGTGTTGCGTTTCAATCACGTTTGGGAAAAACGCCGTGGATAAAACCGTACACAGATAAAGTGATTCTTCAATTGGCAGCAGAAAAAAAGAAACGAGTTCTTGTGATGTGTCCATCGTTTGTTGCAGATTGTTTAGAAACGCTTGAAGAAATTGCAATGGCAGGAAAAGAAAACTTTGAAGCTCATGGTGGAGGAGAATTGGTTTTAGTTCCGTCGCTTAATGCAGAAGATGTTTGGGCAAAAGCTGTAGTTTCAATTGTTTCAGAAAAGATCAAAAAAAATACAGAATCATTTCAAGAAGGTGAGTGTGTAAAGTTTTCACTCCCTCAAGAAATAAGTGCTGAAGAAAAAAATGAGCTTGAAGGAAAAATTGGTATTATAGACGGCTATCACACCATAAATAATGTTGTTCATTACTCGGTTCTTGTGGATCATTTTCCACAGGAAAAAAAGGGAACCTATTTTTTGCTGCCAGAACATTATTTACAAAAACATACTGAAACAAAACATTAA
- a CDS encoding thymidylate synthase, translated as MKAYLELLDHLLKHGEKREDRTGTGTLSIFGYQSCYDLREGFPLVTTKKCHLRSIIHELLWFLKGETNTRYLHANKVSIWDEWADADGNLGPVYGHQWRHWGVSPEEVAEGKTGIDQISALVKSLKENPHSRRHIVNAWNVADLDKMALPPCHALFQFYVHNDNRLSCQLYQRSADSFLGVPFNIASYALLTLMLAQVCDLKPGNFVHSFGDLHLYLNHLEQAKLQLSREPRPLPKMKLNPEVKSIFDFTYEDFILEDYNPHPPIKAPISI; from the coding sequence GTGAAGGCTTATCTCGAACTTTTAGATCATCTTTTAAAACATGGCGAGAAGCGTGAAGACCGTACGGGTACTGGTACGTTGAGCATTTTTGGATACCAGTCGTGCTATGATTTGCGTGAAGGCTTTCCGCTTGTGACCACAAAAAAATGCCATCTTCGTTCCATTATTCACGAGCTGCTGTGGTTTTTAAAAGGTGAGACAAACACAAGATATCTGCATGCAAATAAAGTAAGTATCTGGGACGAATGGGCAGATGCAGATGGCAACTTAGGCCCTGTTTATGGGCATCAGTGGAGACATTGGGGAGTAAGTCCTGAGGAAGTTGCTGAGGGAAAAACGGGAATTGATCAAATTTCTGCTCTTGTAAAAAGCCTCAAGGAAAATCCACATTCCAGACGCCATATTGTAAATGCTTGGAATGTTGCCGATCTTGACAAAATGGCATTGCCGCCTTGTCACGCGCTTTTTCAGTTTTACGTTCACAACGACAACAGGCTTTCGTGCCAGCTCTATCAACGAAGTGCCGATTCCTTTTTGGGTGTTCCCTTCAATATTGCAAGTTACGCTTTGCTTACCCTGATGCTGGCGCAGGTGTGTGACTTGAAGCCTGGAAATTTTGTTCACAGTTTTGGTGATCTTCATCTTTATTTAAATCATCTTGAACAGGCGAAGTTACAACTTTCAAGAGAACCAAGACCTTTGCCAAAAATGAAATTAAATCCGGAAGTAAAATCAATTTTTGATTTCACCTACGAAGATTTTATTTTGGAAGATTATAATCCTCATCCTCCTATTAAGGCACCGATTTCAATATGA
- a CDS encoding calcium/sodium antiporter (YrbG; inner membrane protein involved in cell envelope integrity; putative sodium ion/calcium ion exchanger; in E. coli it is non essential for cell viability; member of the YRBG family of cation/Ca2+ exchangers), whose amino-acid sequence MILYLFCLLFGILLLFYSGSKLIDYAVVLAKHLKVTPALIGLVVISIGTSFPELCVSLLAGAQGEINLAIGNILGSNLCNVGLILGLCAMVSALPVGRQIVKTDYFFLLTATLLAGFSLYDGIYSVIDALFSFAWFLCFFFFSLRKSKRDFKNSELEHEVSEEYKHLKDLSAFTLCLYFFFSLIGLFAGSELLIYGGSHLARAFSISERVIGLSVVAIGTSLPELMATASAALKKQHEMAIANILGSNIFNIIFILPSLGLFGSHSIDAFFISRDLLALLISTVILFPILFTGKRISRFEGFILLGSYFAYFIFLFKNG is encoded by the coding sequence ATGATTCTTTATTTATTTTGTCTTTTGTTTGGAATTTTGCTGCTCTTTTATTCAGGGTCAAAGCTGATTGACTATGCTGTTGTGTTGGCGAAACATCTTAAGGTTACTCCCGCACTTATTGGCCTTGTTGTTATTTCCATTGGCACTTCATTTCCCGAATTGTGCGTGAGTTTGCTTGCCGGTGCACAAGGTGAAATCAACTTGGCCATTGGAAATATCCTTGGTTCAAATTTATGCAATGTTGGACTTATCTTGGGTCTCTGTGCCATGGTCTCCGCGCTTCCCGTGGGAAGACAAATTGTAAAAACGGATTACTTTTTTCTCTTAACGGCAACACTTCTTGCGGGGTTTAGTCTTTACGATGGCATTTATTCCGTCATTGATGCACTTTTTTCGTTTGCTTGGTTTCTTTGTTTTTTCTTTTTTTCACTTCGAAAGTCGAAGCGTGATTTTAAAAATTCAGAACTTGAGCATGAGGTATCAGAAGAATATAAACACTTGAAAGATCTTTCAGCTTTTACCCTTTGTCTTTATTTTTTCTTTTCACTTATTGGATTATTTGCAGGATCAGAATTGCTTATCTATGGAGGTTCACATTTAGCAAGGGCCTTTTCCATTTCAGAACGGGTAATTGGTCTCAGTGTTGTGGCCATTGGCACGTCACTTCCCGAACTTATGGCTACTGCGAGTGCTGCCTTAAAAAAGCAACATGAAATGGCAATAGCAAATATTTTGGGTTCAAATATCTTCAACATCATTTTTATCCTACCCAGTTTGGGCCTTTTTGGCTCACATTCTATAGACGCTTTTTTTATCTCCAGAGATCTTTTGGCGCTTCTTATCAGTACGGTGATTCTTTTCCCTATCCTTTTTACGGGAAAACGAATTTCACGTTTTGAGGGCTTCATTTTGCTTGGAAGCTATTTTGCCTACTTTATCTTTCTTTTCAAAAATGGCTAA
- a CDS encoding cold-shock protein — translation MSKQKGTVKWFNNKKGFGFITPDGGGNDLFVHFASIVSEGYKSLNEGDKVEFEIGSGPKGEHAVEVTKVQ, via the coding sequence ATGTCAAAGCAGAAGGGTACTGTAAAGTGGTTCAACAACAAAAAGGGTTTTGGGTTTATTACTCCAGACGGCGGCGGCAATGATCTTTTCGTTCATTTCGCAAGCATCGTTTCTGAAGGCTATAAGTCCCTAAACGAAGGGGACAAGGTTGAGTTTGAAATTGGCTCTGGCCCTAAGGGAGAGCATGCGGTTGAAGTAACAAAAGTTCAATAA